Proteins encoded together in one Thermococcus gammatolerans EJ3 window:
- a CDS encoding TrkH family potassium uptake protein, protein MFEFKRYVNLGEDLFVVRNLIGAILEGVGIAYLIPVLLMWFYPSEVRYVYYFAIPGFMSILLGAWLSRHQERIEDVNLRQAMISAAFIWLFASFVSVVPFMEIAGMSFIDSYFESMSAWTGTGLTMMSNLESYPRVLLFWRAWMQWLGGIGIVLVALTVLIRPGVAAARLYKAEARSERILPNLANTAKVIFQIYFALTLVGAYLYHINGMNLFDAITHSMTGLGTGGMSGHDASIGYFHSMSIEAITIFLMILGAVNFTVHYKVFKEKRLGPFFDDIQVRYMFLFLIPAISIIAYGLVRYGDGIADSLRQAIFHAVSAITCTGFGISDLSKYPELSKFIIALLMVIGGGAGSTAGGIKLIRFTLMYESLKWTVQQSILPKGAVIRRKVGSYVFTVEDLQEVTSFTMTYLAFLLLGTLYVMIRVKASLVDAFFEVASAQGNVGLSVGITSPFLPPDVKTVLIFLMWTGRLEIFSILVFLVSVAAIFRRR, encoded by the coding sequence ATGTTCGAATTCAAGAGGTACGTTAATCTCGGCGAGGATCTGTTCGTCGTCAGAAATTTAATCGGAGCCATCCTGGAGGGTGTTGGAATAGCCTATCTGATTCCCGTTCTCCTTATGTGGTTCTATCCGTCCGAGGTTAGATACGTTTACTACTTTGCCATACCAGGGTTTATGAGCATTCTCCTTGGGGCTTGGCTCTCGAGGCATCAGGAGAGAATCGAGGATGTTAACCTGAGACAGGCCATGATCTCAGCCGCCTTTATCTGGCTCTTCGCGTCCTTTGTTAGCGTTGTTCCCTTCATGGAGATTGCGGGGATGAGCTTCATAGATTCGTATTTTGAGAGCATGAGCGCCTGGACGGGAACGGGCTTAACTATGATGAGTAATCTCGAGAGCTATCCAAGGGTTCTCCTCTTCTGGCGTGCTTGGATGCAGTGGCTCGGTGGCATAGGCATAGTCCTCGTTGCCCTGACGGTCTTGATACGTCCCGGGGTCGCCGCGGCCAGGCTGTACAAGGCGGAGGCGAGGAGTGAGAGAATCCTTCCAAACCTCGCGAACACGGCTAAGGTCATATTCCAGATATACTTTGCCCTAACCCTCGTCGGTGCGTACCTCTACCACATCAACGGCATGAATCTCTTCGACGCGATAACGCACTCCATGACCGGCCTCGGTACCGGTGGAATGAGCGGTCACGACGCGAGCATTGGTTACTTTCACAGCATGAGCATAGAGGCCATCACGATTTTCCTCATGATCCTTGGTGCCGTTAACTTCACGGTTCACTACAAGGTTTTCAAGGAAAAGCGGCTTGGACCCTTCTTCGACGACATTCAGGTTCGATACATGTTCCTCTTTTTGATACCTGCGATATCCATTATAGCCTACGGTCTTGTACGGTACGGTGATGGTATCGCGGACTCTCTCAGACAGGCAATCTTCCACGCCGTTTCGGCGATAACCTGCACGGGTTTTGGAATATCAGACCTGTCAAAGTATCCAGAGCTTTCCAAGTTCATTATCGCCCTTCTGATGGTCATTGGTGGCGGGGCCGGGAGCACCGCCGGTGGAATCAAGCTCATCCGATTTACCCTCATGTACGAGAGCCTGAAGTGGACGGTTCAGCAGTCCATTCTTCCCAAAGGTGCCGTTATCAGGAGGAAGGTGGGGAGCTACGTCTTTACCGTTGAGGATCTTCAAGAGGTTACCAGCTTCACGATGACTTACCTTGCTTTCCTCCTCCTGGGGACACTTTACGTTATGATCCGGGTGAAGGCTTCGCTCGTGGACGCGTTCTTCGAGGTCGCCTCCGCCCAGGGAAACGTTGGTCTGAGCGTTGGCATAACCTCCCCCTTCCTCCCCCCTGACGTTAAGACGGTTCTCATATTCCTAATGTGGACTGGGAGACTGGAGATCTTCTCAATCCTTGTGTTCCTCGTTAGCGTTGCCGCCATCTTTAGGAGGAGGTGA